A genomic stretch from Schistosoma haematobium chromosome 2, whole genome shotgun sequence includes:
- the SYVN1_1 gene encoding E3 ubiquitin-protein ligase synoviolin, variant 2 (EggNog:ENOG410VBIP~COG:O~BUSCO:EOG091G13IJ), whose translation MRYAILASASLIVSSIVVTNTYYRKKQFYPTVVYLTNNQPSLSILLFQCVVILFLVVKALTYAFFGRLQRAEVDNLVSQSWYAFFDMCLVFAFFQNELGVEFLFLFAILLFVRAFHWLIEERVDYMERSPVISVVFHLRTMMLITLLTLVDVYFIKTAYWKPATHGISVHLALGIEYFILILSLLSTTVRYILHSIDSMREHSWNKKATYLLYVDILIGFIRLAVYVEFTFIMWSLHPFPLFIARPIYLSIRSLKKAIRDMLMSRRAIRYMNTVFRDATPDDLASSSDTVCIICREEMNLQTDNIPSVGTSALKRLPCSHIFHFGCLRSWFQRQQTCPTCRMDVIREARVQERQRQQPHRSATTNNTQPESSTTSGPSNSTATPSIAANNQNLSVPWMPPANAFPFYPPFIPPNNNSTTTQAQTVFPSVPPLYIPPFMGMPIIYPGNLFSSGNTPMPEPPSGPPESTDEARLRASAEARFTALRQINVLLNAAVLQMNAYLNAASAPPSELEPITSINTVLNTDDVGSNNEGKGASSSDVNSQLDSDGKSPLASEDSEFTEVRKRRLEHFECSCGEITSKSNSELNDVSN comes from the exons ATGAGGTACGCTATTCTTGCATCAGCAAGTTTGATTGTTTCATCCATCGTCGTAACGAACACTTATTACCGCAAAAAACAGTTTTATCCTACTGTTGTGTACTTAACCAATAATCAGCCATCCCTTTCT ATCCTCCTCTTTCAATGTGTTGTTATACTCTTCTTGGTCGTAAAAGCACTCACATATGCTTTCTTCGGTCGACTTCAAAGAGCAGAAGTAGAT AATCTTGTTTCACAGTCATGGTATGCTTTCTTCGACATGTGCTTGGTTTTTGCCTTCTTCCAGAACGAATTGGGAGTCGAatttctgttcttgttcgctaTACTTTTATTTGTCAGAGCGTTTCACTGGCTTATTGAAGAAAGGGTCGATTAT ATGGAAAGATCGCCTGTCATTAGTGTTGTGTTTCATCTTCGAACAATGA TGCTTATTACTCTTCTAACTCTGGTGGACGTATATTTCATCAAAACAGCATACTGGAAGCCAGCTACACACGGAATATCCGTACATTTGGCTTTGGGGATAGAG tatttcattttaatattgaGTCTTCTATCGACTACTGTACGTTATATTTTACATTCGATTGACTCTATGCGAGAACATTCCTGGAATAAGAAAGCTACGTATCTCTTATATGTGGATATTCTCATTGGATTTATTCGTTTGGCTGTGTACGTTGAGTTTACGTTCATCATGTGGTCACTACATCCGTTTCCTTTATTTATCGCGCGACCTATCTATCTTAGCATCAGATCACTAAAAAAGGCGATTCGA GATATGTTGATGTCACGTCGTGCCATTCGATACATGAACACAGTTTTCCGCGATGCCACTCCAGATGATTTGGCTTCCTCCTCAGATACTGTTTGCATAATCTGTCGTGAAGAAATGAATCTTCAGACAGATAATATACCATCGGTTGGGACTTCAGCTCTTAAAAGGTTACCTTGTTCTCACATTTTCCATTTTGGTTGTCTACGTTCGTGGTTTCAACGTCAACAGACTTGTCCAACCTGTCGAATGGATGTCATACGTGAAGCTAGAGTGCAAGAAAGACAGCGACAACAACCTCATCGTTCAGCAACTACCAATAATACACAACCAGAGAGCTCAACAACTTCTGGTCCATCTAATTCAACTGCGACACCATCTATTGCAGCTAATAATCAAAACTTATCAGTGCCATGGATG CCTCCTGCCAATGCATTCCCGTTTTATCCACCATTTATTCCTCctaataataattcaacaaCTACACAAGCTCAGACAGTCTTTCCGTCTGTGCCTCCTTTATACATACCACCCTTTATGGGGATGCCTATAATATACCCTG GTAACTTGTTCTCTAGTGGAAATACTCCTATGCCAGAACCGCCCTCTGGACCACCTGAATCAACTGATGAAGCTCGTCTTCGTGCCAGTGCTGAAGCCCGTTTCACCGCTTTACGTCAAATAAATGTACTGTTGAATGCAGCTGTCCTGCAAATGAATGCTTACCTCAATGCGGCTAGCGCTCCTCCAAGTGAATTAGAACCTATTACTTCTATTAACACTGTCCTCAACACCGACGATGTGGGATCAAATAATGAAGGAAAGGGAGCCTCAAGTAGTGATGTAAATTCTCA gTTAGACTCGGATGGTAAGAGTCCCCTTGCATCAG
- the SYVN1_1 gene encoding E3 ubiquitin-protein ligase synoviolin (EggNog:ENOG410VBIP~COG:O) has protein sequence MLMSRRAIRYMNTVFRDATPDDLASSSDTVCIICREEMNLQTDNIPSVGTSALKRLPCSHIFHFGCLRSWFQRQQTCPTCRMDVIREARVQERQRQQPHRSATTNNTQPESSTTSGPSNSTATPSIAANNQNLSVPWMVSFTS, from the coding sequence ATGTTGATGTCACGTCGTGCCATTCGATACATGAACACAGTTTTCCGCGATGCCACTCCAGATGATTTGGCTTCCTCCTCAGATACTGTTTGCATAATCTGTCGTGAAGAAATGAATCTTCAGACAGATAATATACCATCGGTTGGGACTTCAGCTCTTAAAAGGTTACCTTGTTCTCACATTTTCCATTTTGGTTGTCTACGTTCGTGGTTTCAACGTCAACAGACTTGTCCAACCTGTCGAATGGATGTCATACGTGAAGCTAGAGTGCAAGAAAGACAGCGACAACAACCTCATCGTTCAGCAACTACCAATAATACACAACCAGAGAGCTCAACAACTTCTGGTCCATCTAATTCAACTGCGACACCATCTATTGCAGCTAATAATCAAAACTTATCAGTGCCATGGATGGTAAGCTTCACCAGTTGA